ACCTGCTCGAGCGGGTGCGCCGTTTCCGCTTCGCCTGGCTCGGCACCACCTTCGAGGTGGGAGTCAGCATCGGACTGGTGCCCATCGACCTCTCCAGCGGGGACGTGGCAGGGCTGCTCAGCGCGGCGGACGTGGCCTGCTACACCGCGAAGGACCTGGGGCGCAATCGGGTCCACGTCTACCGCACCGACGACGCCGAGGTGACCCGCCGCCGGGGGGAGATGGACTGGGTGTCGCGGGTGAAGGGGGCGCTGCGCGAGGACCGGTTCCGGCTCTACGCGCAGCCCATCGTGTCCACCCGCGACGGGCGTACCCTCGACCGGGAGGTTCTCCTGCGCCTCGAGGACGACCGGGGCGGGCTGGTGTTGCCGGACGCCTTCATCCCGGCCGCGGAGCGCTACGGGGTGATGCCCGCGATCGACCGCTGGGTCGTGGAACAGGTGGCCGCGAGCTGCGGGCGCTGGCAGCGGGAATTCCCGGGCACCGGCTGCAGCATCAATCTCTCCGGGGCGTCCGTCAACGACGATGGGTTCCTGCGTTTCCTGCGCCGCACCGTCGAGGCGAGCGGGCTCTCCCCGAGGACGGTCTGCTTCGAGATCACCGAGACGGCGGCGATCGTGAACCTGAGCAAGGCGGCACACTTCATCCGCGAGCTGAAGGGCATCGGTTGCCGCTTCGCCCTGGACGACTTCGGCAGCGGGCTCTCCTCGTTTGGATACCTGAAGAACCTGCCGGTCGACTACGTGAAGATCGCGGGCGGCTTCGTGCGCGGTCTGCTCGACGACCCGGTCGACGCGGCGATGGTCGAGGCCATCCACAAGATCGGGCACGTCATGGGCCTGCAGACCATCGCCGAGCACGTGGAGCACGAGGCGCTGCTCCCGCGCCTGCGCGAGATTGGGGTCGACTACGCCCAGGGCGACGCCATCGCCGCGGCGGCACCCTTTTTCCTCGCCGGCGACGGATAATGGGTCCACCGCGAGCCACCCGGTCGAGCACAGATGATTCTCATCCTCCACCCCGACGTCACCGCGGAGAGCGAGCCGTTCCTGCAGCTCACCGGTTACCTCGAGCGCCTGCCGGGCATCCAGTTCCGGGTGCACCAGGTGGTGGGGGCGCAGCAGACCGTCACCGAGGTGTACCTGATCGGCAACACCGCCGCCCTGCAGGCCGAGGACATCCGGGTCCTGCCGGGTGTGGAGCGGGTCGTGCGGGTGTCCCGGGAATACCGGATCCTCGGCCGGCACCAGGGGGACACGCGCCCCACCCACTTCGACTACAACGGGGTGCGCTTCGGGCAGGACAACCTGCACGTCTTCGCCGGGCTCTGCGCGGTGGACACGCCGGAGCACGTCGATCTGATGATGCGGGCGGTCGCCGAGCAGGGGCTCTCGTGCACCCGCATGGGGGCCTACAAGCCGCGCACCAACCCCTATTCGTTCCAGGGCCACGGCAAGGCGTGCCTGCCCTACGTCTTCGAGCTCGCCGGCAAGTACGGCATCCGCGTGGTCGCGATGGAGATCACCCACGAGTCGCACGTGGGGGAGATCCGTCACGCCCTCGAGGAGACCGGCCACCCGACGGGCGTGATGTTGCAGATCGGGACGCGCAACGCCCAGAATTTCGAGCTGCTCAAGTCGGTGGGCCGCCAGCAGGAATTCCCCGTGCTCCTGAAGCGGGGATTCGGCATCACCCTGGAGGAGTCCCTGAACGCCGCCGAGTACCTGGCGAGCGAAGGCAACCGGAGGGTCGTCTTCGGGCTGCGGGGGATGAAGACGAACCTGGGGGACCCGCACCGCAACTTCGTCGATTTCGCCCACGTCCCCGTGGTGAAGCGGCTCACCCGGATGCCGGTGTGCGCCGACCCCTCGCACTCGGTCGGCAGCCGCGACCGCGCGCCGGACGGGGTGCTGGACGTCTTCCACGTCACCGCCCAGGCGGTGGTCGCCGGGGCGAACATGATCCTGGTGGATTTTCATCCGAAGCCGGCGGCAGCACTGGTCGACGGGCCGCAGGCGCTGCTCCTCTCGGAGCTGCCGCTGTTCCTGGAGGACGTGAGGATCGCCCGCGAGGCTTACGAGCGCCGCGTGGCACTGGCAGCCTCGAGCCCGCGCGCCGCTTAGGATAACGCCCAGGACAGCGCCCAGGACGCCGTCCCGGACAGCGCCTAGGACAGCTTGCGGTCGCGGTTCTCCTCGAGCTCCTTGCAGTCGATGCAGAGGGTGGCGGTGGGGCGGGCCTCGAGCCGGCGCGCCCCGATCGGCTCGCCGCAGGCCTCGCAGTAGCCGTAGGTCCCCTCGTCCAGCTGGCCGAGCGCCACGTCGATCTTGTGGATCAGTCTGCGCTCTCGGTCCCGCGCGCGCAGCTCGAGCGCGAACTCCTCCTCCTGGCTCGCACGGTCGTTGGGGTCCGCGAAGGCCACCGCCTCCTTCTGCAGGTGCTGGACGGTGCGCTCGACCTCGCCGCGCAACTGGTGCTTCCAGGCCAGCAGGAGCTGGCGGAAGTGCTCCGTCTGGCGCTCGTCCATGTACGGCTCGTCGCGCCGCTCGGGGGAGGGCGCGACCTTCGCCCTGGGGGTGCTCTCTGGCATGCTCGAACTCCGGAGGGAGCGGGTCCGCTCCTATAGCGACCGGCCCGGGGGCACGTTTAGCGCGGCGGCGAGCCCGGAGCTCGTCCTGGCCCGGGGAGCCGGCGCCGCAGCCCGCTAGGGGTCAGGGGTCTCTCCCGGGTCGGCGAGGGGGGCGAGCTGCTCGACCCACAGGGCGGTCGCGCCCGCGACCGCGGCGGGGATGACGGCCAGATTGAGGCCCGGCACGAGCAGGGCGAGACTCGTGGCCGCGCCGAACCCGAGCACCAGGAAGCGTCGGCGCGCCAGCAGCTGGCGCTGCGCCGCGAACCGCAGACCGCGGTTCGCCATCGGGTAGTCGGCGTACTCGACGGCGAGCATCCAGGCGCTGAAGGCGAGCCAGAGGAGGGGCGCCGCGAGGTTCACGACCGGCACGAGGAAGAGGAGGAGCAGAGGCAGCGCGCGGGTCAGGAAATAGGCGGCCTTGCGCACCTCGGACCGCACGTCCCGGGCCGCCTCCCCCAGCAGGGACAGGGCGCCCGCCGCGGCCACGCCGGGGCGGGGGCCGAGCCGGCGCTCCACGGCCTCCGAGAGCAGGCTGTTGAAGGGGGCGGCGATGAGATTGCCCGCGGTCGAGAACCCGAAGAACAGCACCAGCAGGGAGAGCAGGACCAGCACTGGCAGGGCCGCCCAGGCCAGGAAGTCGAGCCAGTCCGGAAGCCACCCCTCGACGTAGGTCCTGATCGGACCGAGCTGACTCCAGAGGAGGTAGAGGAGCACCCCGAAGACCAGGATGTTGACGAGGAGCGGTGCCGCCACGTAGCGGCGCACGCCCGGGCGCACCAGGAGTCCGAAGCCCCGCAGCAGGTATCCCGCGCCCGTGAGGGGGCTGTTCGAGCTGTGCGGGCGCGTCATCTCACTCATGGCGGTCCGAAGGCGGGCTCCAGGGGGGGCGGCGGGCCGCGTCTGCGGCCTCGGGTCAGGGCAGGACCACGGGCTGCGGTGCCACCCACCCCTCGGCCCGGTGTTCGGCGACCACCGTCGTGTAGATCCCGCCGCGGACGTTGAACTCGGCGGTGAGGCGCAAGAATCGGGGGGCGCAGGCCCGCACCAGGTCGCCCAGGATGCGGTTGGTGACCGCCTCGTGGAACGCGCCCACGTCCCGGTAAGACCAGACGTAGAGCTTGAGGGATTTCAGCTCGATACAGGCGCGGTCGGGGACGTATTCCAGGTGCAGGGTCGCGAAATCGGGTTGGCCGGTCTTCGGGCAGAGGCAGGTGAACTCCGGGACCCGCACGCGGATCGTGTAGTCGCGTGCAGGCTCGGGGTTCTCGAAGGTTTCCAGGACGAGCGTCGGGGGGCTTGGCATGCGCCGCACCATAGCCCAGGGCTCGCCAGGTGGGCAAGGCTCGGGCCGCCTTCTGTCGGCGAGGGCCATCCGGTAACCTTACCGGGCCATGCGGCTCAGCAAGGTCAAGCTCTCCGGGTTCAAGTCGTTCGTCGACCCGACCGTCCTCCTGCTCCCCGGTCCGATCGTCTCGGTCGTCGGGCCGAACGGGTGCGGCAAGTCGAACGTCATCGACGCCGTGCGCTGGGTTCTCGGCGAGAGCTCGGCGCGCTACCTGCGCGGCGAGTCCATGGCCGACGTCATCTTCAACGGCTCCTCGGCCCGCAAGCCCGTCGGCCAGGCTTCGGTCGAGCTGGTGTTCGACAACGGGGACGGGGCGCTCGGGGGGGCCTGGGCGGAGTACGCCGAGATCTCCGTGCGCCGCCAGGTCGGCCGAGACGGCGAGTCGCAGTACTTCCTGAACGGCGCCCGCTGCCGCCGGCGCGACGTGACGGACCTGTTCCTCGGTACCGGACTCGGCCCGCGCAGCTACGCCATCATCGAGCAGGGCACCGTGTCGCGGGTGATCGAGGCCCGGCCCGAGGAACTGCGCCTGTTCATCGAGGAGGCGGCGGGGATCTCGCGCTACAAGGAGCGGCGCCGCGAGACCGAGGTACGCATCCACCAGACCCAGGAGAACCTGGATCGCCTGAACGACTTGCGAGAGGAGCTCGAGCGGCAGCTCCAGCACCTGGGCAGGCAGGCGAAGAGCGCGGAGCGCTACAAGGCCCTGAAGCAGAAGGAACGGCGCCTGCGGGGCGAGCTCCTGACCCTGCGCTGGCGCACCCTGCGCGCAGACGGCGACGCGCGCGAGCGCGAGGTCTCGGCGCTCGAGACCGCGCACGCAGCGAGCCTCGCGGCGCTGCGCCAGACGGAGGCGGAGCTCGAGCGCGAGCGGGAGGCGCACGCCCAGGGGGCCGAGGCCCTGGGGGAGGTCCAGGCCCGCTTCTACGCGGTCTCGGCCGAGGTCGCGCGCTACGACCAGTCCATCGAGCACGCCCGGCAGCGCCAGACGGAGCTGCGCGCCGAGATGGCGCGGGCGGAGCGCCTGCTCGCCGAGGCGCGGGCCCAGCAGACGAGCGACCAGGCCGAGCTGGCCCGGATCGAGGCGGAGGCCGGCGCGGAGGAGCCCGCCCGGGACGCCGCGGTGCAGGCCGAGGCCCTGGCCAGGGAGGCCCTCGCCGCGGCGGAGGCGGCCCTCCAGGATTGGCAGGTGCGCTGGGATGCCCTCAACCCGCGGCTGCTTGCCGCGGCCCGGGCGGTGGACGTGGAGCGCACCCGGGTCCACCACCTGGAGCCGCTCCTGCTGAGGGTCGCGGAACGGGCCGCGCGGCTCGAGCAGGAGCGTGGGGGCTTGGCATCCGAGGGTCTGGAGGCTGAGGCGGCTGCGGTGGCCCGGGACCTTGCCGAGGTGGAGCGGGAGCGTGCGGCGCTCGAAGCGGCCATCGCGGGGGCCCGCTCGCGGGTGGCGGCCCAGCGGGAGGCCGACCGGCACACGGCGTCCGCGCTGGCCGAGGCGCGCGGCCGGTACCAGTCGGCCCAAGGGCGCCTGGCGGGCCTCGAGGCCCAGCAGGAGCAGGCCCTCGACAAGCGCGGCCCGGGCGTGGCCGAGTGGCTCGCCGCGCAAGGACTGGGGACGCGACCGCGCCTCGCCGAGGCCCTGCGGGTCGAGCCCGGTTGGGAGCGTGCGGTCGAGGCGGTGCTCGGCGACGACCTGCGGGCGGTGTGCGTGCAGGGGCTGGAGGGGCTGACCGAGGCGGCGGCGGGGCTGAAGGGGGGCAAGCTCACCGTCTTCGACACGACGGCGGCCGGGGCGGCCCGGGAGCCTGGCGAGGCGGCGGCCCCCGATTTCCTCGCCGCCCGGGTCGAGGCCCCCTGGTCCCTGGGAACGCTGCTGGCGGGTGTGCGCACCGCCCCGACGCGGGCGGCTGCCGAGGCGTTGCGGGCGGGGCTCGGCGAGGGGCAGAGCGTCGTGACGCCGGACGGGCTGTGGCTCGGGCGGGACTGGCTGCGGGTGGAGCGCCCGGCCGACGGCCGCGCGGGGTTGCTCGCCCGGGAACAGGCCCGGCGGGACGGGCTCGCGGAGCTCCAGGGCCTGAAGGGCGAGGTGGAGCGGTTGGAAGCGGCCCACGGGGAGGGACTCGAGGCCCTGGCCGCTCTGGACCGTGAGCAGGGGGCGCTCCAGGCCCGGCTCGGGGAGCATCAGCTTCGGCAGGCTGGCCTGCAGGCCCGTGCCGCCGAGCGCCGGGCCCGCCTGGAACAGGTGGGCCGGCGTGCCCGGCAGGTCGAGGAGGAGCTGCGCGAGGTGGCGCGTCAACGCGCCGCGGCCGAGGCCGATCTCGAGGGCGCGCGCTCGCGTCTGGCGGGGGGCGAGGTGGAGCTGCGTGCGCTCGAGGAGGAGCGCACGGTCCTGCTCGCGGCCCGGGACCGGCATCGGTCCGGGGTCGACGAGGCCCGCCAGGCCTGGCACCGGGCCCGGGACGCCGCGCACGCGGTGGCTGTGGCGCTCGAGGGCGCGCGGGCCAGGCGCGAGGGGCTCGACCGGGGGGCGGAGCGTCTGCGTGGCCAGATCGCGGAGCTCTCCTCGCGTACCGAGAGCCTCGGCCGGGGGCTGCGGGAGCTCGAGGCGCCACTCACGGAGTCGATGTCTTCCCGGGAGCGGGCCCTGGCCCGTCAGGTTGCGGTGGAGGAGGAGCTGAAGGCCGCCCGCCGGCTCCTGGGCGAGCTCGACGAGCGCCTGCGGACCCTGGACCGGGCCCGGCGCTCCGCGGAGGAGAGGGTCGAGGCCGACCGTTCGCGGCTGGAGGCGGTCCGCCTGGAGCAGCAGACGGCCTGGGTGCGCCTGCAGGAGGTCGCGGCGGACCTGCGGGAGCTGGGAGCGGAGCCCGAGGAGATCCTGCCCGGACTCCCGGCCGGCGCCACCGAGGCAGACTGGCAGGCGGAGATCGACGACGTGGAGCGCCGGGTGACCCGGCTCGGCCCGGTCAACCTGGCCGCGATCGACGAGTTCGCCGAACAGGGCGAGCGCAAGCGATATCTGGACAGCCAGCACGCCGACCTGGTGGAAGCCCTCGGAACCCTGGACGGCGCCATCCGCCGGATGGACCGGGAGACCCGGACCCGGTTCCGGGAGACCTTCGACCGGCTGAACTCGGGTTTCCGGGCCATGTTCCCCCAGCTCCTGGGCGGCGGGGAGGCCTCGCTCGAGCTGACCGGGGAGGACCTGCTGGAGACCGGCGTGAGCGTCGTCGCGCGGCCCCCGGGCAAGCGCAATTCGACGATTCATCTGCTCTCGGGCGGCGAGAAGGCGCTGACGGCGATCGCCCTCGTCTTCTCGATCTTCGAGCTCAACCCGGCCCCCTTCTGTATGCTGGACGAGGTCGACGCGCCCCTCGACGATGCCAACGTCGGTCGTTTCTGCGGGCTGCTCCGCTCCATGAGCGAGCGGGTCCAGTTCATCCTCGTGACCCACAACAAGACCACGATGGAACTGGCCGACCAGCTGGTCGGGGTCACGATGCACGAGCCTGGCGTTTCTCGTCTGGTCCACGTGGACGTGGACCAGGCCCTGCAATTCGCCGCCGTCTGAGGGCGGCCCAAGGAGAAGGCATGGATACCCTGCGTTGGATCCTTCTGGCCGTCGGTGTCGCGGTCGTGGTCGGAATCTATCTCTGGGAGACGGGGCGCCGCCGCCTTCGGCAGCGCGAGGAGGAAGAGCTCGACGATGTGGAACGCGAGCTGCTCGAGGGGCTCAGCGCCCGGCGCGACGACGACCCGTTCGCCGGTCTCGGCAACCTGCGGGGCGAGCCGCTGAAGCTGGACGCGGAGGACGTCCGCGGCCTCGGGCCCATGGTGCCCGACGAGGACGAGCCCGAGTTGCGGGTCGAGCCCGAGGCGGCCCGCTCCGGGCAGGGCAAGCGGGCGGAAGGGCGTCCTGCGGAAGGGCGTCCTGTGGAAGGGCGCCCGGTGGAGGCGCGCCCGGCGGAAGCGGGGAGCCGCCTCTACGCCGTGGACGGCCGCAAGGGGCACCCGGGAGAGGAGCTCATCATCGTGCTCAACGTCATGGCGGAGCCCGGGAGGCCCTTCCCCGGTACCGAGGTGCGCTCGGCCCTGGAGTCGGTGGACATGCGCTACGGCGACATGCAGGTCTTCCATCACCACGGCGTTGGGGACATGCGCACGGAGCAGCCCGTGTTCAGCGTCGCCAATCTCCTGAAGCCGGGCACCTTCGACGTGGCGAGCCTGGAAGGATTCGCCACCCCC
The Gammaproteobacteria bacterium DNA segment above includes these coding regions:
- the zipA gene encoding cell division protein ZipA, with protein sequence MDTLRWILLAVGVAVVVGIYLWETGRRRLRQREEEELDDVERELLEGLSARRDDDPFAGLGNLRGEPLKLDAEDVRGLGPMVPDEDEPELRVEPEAARSGQGKRAEGRPAEGRPVEGRPVEARPAEAGSRLYAVDGRKGHPGEELIIVLNVMAEPGRPFPGTEVRSALESVDMRYGDMQVFHHHGVGDMRTEQPVFSVANLLKPGTFDVASLEGFATPGLVMFMRLPGPLDPRVAFELMLNTGQRLAESLHGELRDETRSVLSAQTIAHVRERIAEFNRRQLLAAS
- the smc gene encoding chromosome segregation protein SMC — translated: MRLSKVKLSGFKSFVDPTVLLLPGPIVSVVGPNGCGKSNVIDAVRWVLGESSARYLRGESMADVIFNGSSARKPVGQASVELVFDNGDGALGGAWAEYAEISVRRQVGRDGESQYFLNGARCRRRDVTDLFLGTGLGPRSYAIIEQGTVSRVIEARPEELRLFIEEAAGISRYKERRRETEVRIHQTQENLDRLNDLREELERQLQHLGRQAKSAERYKALKQKERRLRGELLTLRWRTLRADGDAREREVSALETAHAASLAALRQTEAELEREREAHAQGAEALGEVQARFYAVSAEVARYDQSIEHARQRQTELRAEMARAERLLAEARAQQTSDQAELARIEAEAGAEEPARDAAVQAEALAREALAAAEAALQDWQVRWDALNPRLLAAARAVDVERTRVHHLEPLLLRVAERAARLEQERGGLASEGLEAEAAAVARDLAEVERERAALEAAIAGARSRVAAQREADRHTASALAEARGRYQSAQGRLAGLEAQQEQALDKRGPGVAEWLAAQGLGTRPRLAEALRVEPGWERAVEAVLGDDLRAVCVQGLEGLTEAAAGLKGGKLTVFDTTAAGAAREPGEAAAPDFLAARVEAPWSLGTLLAGVRTAPTRAAAEALRAGLGEGQSVVTPDGLWLGRDWLRVERPADGRAGLLAREQARRDGLAELQGLKGEVERLEAAHGEGLEALAALDREQGALQARLGEHQLRQAGLQARAAERRARLEQVGRRARQVEEELREVARQRAAAEADLEGARSRLAGGEVELRALEEERTVLLAARDRHRSGVDEARQAWHRARDAAHAVAVALEGARARREGLDRGAERLRGQIAELSSRTESLGRGLRELEAPLTESMSSRERALARQVAVEEELKAARRLLGELDERLRTLDRARRSAEERVEADRSRLEAVRLEQQTAWVRLQEVAADLRELGAEPEEILPGLPAGATEADWQAEIDDVERRVTRLGPVNLAAIDEFAEQGERKRYLDSQHADLVEALGTLDGAIRRMDRETRTRFRETFDRLNSGFRAMFPQLLGGGEASLELTGEDLLETGVSVVARPPGKRNSTIHLLSGGEKALTAIALVFSIFELNPAPFCMLDEVDAPLDDANVGRFCGLLRSMSERVQFILVTHNKTTMELADQLVGVTMHEPGVSRLVHVDVDQALQFAAV
- a CDS encoding EAL domain-containing protein — translated: MSERASALKGPSGSGRPLQVLVVEDSTDDVLLVVRALTRGGYAPRYRQVFTEDAMRRALATEAWDMVIADHSMPQFSSTAALAVLKESGRDIPFIIVSGSIGEDIAVEAMKSGAHDYVLKDNLARLIPAVDRELREAAVRHERHQAEALLRHQASHDALTGLINRSEFERRLEGALREARDLGRRHALCYLDLDQFKVVNDTCGHRAGDELLKQLVVQLRCCIRESDTLARLGGDEFGLLLENCSLESAEKAAANLLERVRRFRFAWLGTTFEVGVSIGLVPIDLSSGDVAGLLSAADVACYTAKDLGRNRVHVYRTDDAEVTRRRGEMDWVSRVKGALREDRFRLYAQPIVSTRDGRTLDREVLLRLEDDRGGLVLPDAFIPAAERYGVMPAIDRWVVEQVAASCGRWQREFPGTGCSINLSGASVNDDGFLRFLRRTVEASGLSPRTVCFEITETAAIVNLSKAAHFIRELKGIGCRFALDDFGSGLSSFGYLKNLPVDYVKIAGGFVRGLLDDPVDAAMVEAIHKIGHVMGLQTIAEHVEHEALLPRLREIGVDYAQGDAIAAAAPFFLAGDG
- the cysZ gene encoding sulfate transporter CysZ, with amino-acid sequence MTRPHSSNSPLTGAGYLLRGFGLLVRPGVRRYVAAPLLVNILVFGVLLYLLWSQLGPIRTYVEGWLPDWLDFLAWAALPVLVLLSLLVLFFGFSTAGNLIAAPFNSLLSEAVERRLGPRPGVAAAGALSLLGEAARDVRSEVRKAAYFLTRALPLLLLFLVPVVNLAAPLLWLAFSAWMLAVEYADYPMANRGLRFAAQRQLLARRRFLVLGFGAATSLALLVPGLNLAVIPAAVAGATALWVEQLAPLADPGETPDP
- a CDS encoding 3-deoxy-7-phosphoheptulonate synthase; this encodes MILILHPDVTAESEPFLQLTGYLERLPGIQFRVHQVVGAQQTVTEVYLIGNTAALQAEDIRVLPGVERVVRVSREYRILGRHQGDTRPTHFDYNGVRFGQDNLHVFAGLCAVDTPEHVDLMMRAVAEQGLSCTRMGAYKPRTNPYSFQGHGKACLPYVFELAGKYGIRVVAMEITHESHVGEIRHALEETGHPTGVMLQIGTRNAQNFELLKSVGRQQEFPVLLKRGFGITLEESLNAAEYLASEGNRRVVFGLRGMKTNLGDPHRNFVDFAHVPVVKRLTRMPVCADPSHSVGSRDRAPDGVLDVFHVTAQAVVAGANMILVDFHPKPAAALVDGPQALLLSELPLFLEDVRIAREAYERRVALAASSPRAA
- the dksA gene encoding RNA polymerase-binding protein DksA is translated as MPESTPRAKVAPSPERRDEPYMDERQTEHFRQLLLAWKHQLRGEVERTVQHLQKEAVAFADPNDRASQEEEFALELRARDRERRLIHKIDVALGQLDEGTYGYCEACGEPIGARRLEARPTATLCIDCKELEENRDRKLS
- the queF gene encoding NADPH-dependent 7-cyano-7-deazaguanine reductase QueF codes for the protein MPSPPTLVLETFENPEPARDYTIRVRVPEFTCLCPKTGQPDFATLHLEYVPDRACIELKSLKLYVWSYRDVGAFHEAVTNRILGDLVRACAPRFLRLTAEFNVRGGIYTTVVAEHRAEGWVAPQPVVLP